The Hyphomonas sediminis genome contains a region encoding:
- a CDS encoding DUF3732 domain-containing protein: MPPLALQRFFLTMPNHPVPSFLIYDQPSHVYFPSGFDTHDEEATGRTRDQD, translated from the coding sequence ATGCCCCCCCTGGCCTTACAACGCTTTTTTCTCACCATGCCGAATCACCCTGTTCCTAGCTTCTTGATCTACGATCAGCCCAGCCACGTTTATTTTCCGTCAGGTTTCGACACCCACGATGAAGAAGCCACCGGCAGAACCCGTGATCAGGATTGA
- a CDS encoding IS6 family transposase, whose amino-acid sequence MAKNPFRYFKTSPEIIQLGVMMYVRFPLSLRNVEDLLHERGIDVCHESVRLWVDRFGNYFANKIRKRRSEAMRQVPQWRWHLDEVFVKIRGETHYLWRAVDHEGEVLEAYVTKKRDKDAALKFLRKAMKRYGNPQVVVTDKLRSYGAAMKEIGNANRREIGRHLNNRAENSHQPFHRRERAMSRFRRMRSLQKFAAAHSSVHNHFNHQRNIEGRARFKSLRDAALREWRELLVV is encoded by the coding sequence ATGGCCAAGAACCCATTCCGCTACTTCAAAACGTCGCCCGAGATTATCCAGCTTGGCGTGATGATGTACGTTCGATTTCCGCTGTCATTGAGGAATGTCGAGGATCTTCTCCATGAGCGAGGCATTGATGTTTGTCACGAAAGCGTCCGGCTCTGGGTGGATCGGTTTGGAAATTACTTCGCGAACAAGATCCGAAAGCGGAGATCTGAGGCGATGCGCCAGGTTCCGCAGTGGCGCTGGCACTTGGACGAGGTCTTTGTGAAGATCCGGGGCGAGACGCACTATCTCTGGCGGGCGGTCGACCACGAAGGGGAGGTACTTGAAGCGTACGTCACGAAGAAGCGCGATAAGGACGCAGCGCTGAAATTCCTCAGAAAAGCGATGAAAAGGTATGGCAATCCGCAAGTCGTGGTGACGGACAAGCTTCGGTCATATGGCGCAGCGATGAAAGAGATAGGCAACGCGAATCGTCGCGAGATTGGCCGCCACCTAAACAATCGTGCTGAAAATTCGCACCAACCGTTCCACCGACGAGAGCGAGCGATGTCGCGCTTCCGGCGGATGCGAAGTCTGCAGAAGTTCGCTGCGGCCCATTCGTCAGTTCACAATCATTTCAATCATCAGAGAAACATCGAAGGGAGGGCCAGATTCAAATCACTACGTGACGCCGCCCTTCGTGAATGGCGCGAGCTTCTTGTTGTCTGA
- a CDS encoding sulfatase family protein codes for MPPRYFRWAAILLFAAACAGSPNSSIANSETTSTPPPAPNIIIILTDDLGWGDIALNGSRLIKTPNIDRIGQEGIQLTDFYAGSNVCSPSRAALLTGRYPIRSGMQHVIFPHSQDGLPADETTIAEMLRDTGYRTGMIGKWHLGHTDEFWPTNQGFDWFYGVAYSNDMAPFDLYEGKTIIQSPADQSQLSLNYAKAAKAFIEEGNGKPFFLYYAETFPHIPLFVSDDRTGKSEAGLYGDVVETLDAGIGIILDALDEAGVADNTLIVFTSDNGPWFEGSAGDLRGRKGETHEGGFRVPFLARWPGRIPAGSVSHEMAMNIDLLPTAAAISGAHLPDDRVIDGRDLTEMLTSGASTPHDLLFFFDGNDIVAARDKRFRLVLNTFYRTMNVPFEYFGAALLFDLEKDPEESFSFLREYPAEAERLKSAVQALRKEVAGNVKEATSHLPPTDGTPTGPQLND; via the coding sequence ATGCCACCAAGATATTTCCGCTGGGCCGCCATACTTCTGTTCGCGGCCGCCTGCGCCGGTTCGCCCAATTCCAGCATCGCGAATTCGGAAACAACGAGCACGCCCCCGCCGGCGCCAAACATCATCATTATCCTGACAGATGATCTCGGATGGGGTGATATCGCCCTCAACGGTTCCCGGCTGATCAAGACACCCAACATAGACAGGATCGGCCAGGAGGGCATCCAGCTTACGGACTTCTATGCCGGTTCGAACGTTTGTTCGCCTTCACGGGCAGCATTGCTGACAGGCCGCTATCCCATCCGCTCCGGGATGCAGCATGTCATCTTTCCTCACTCCCAGGACGGACTTCCCGCCGACGAGACAACGATCGCAGAAATGCTGCGCGACACAGGCTACCGGACCGGCATGATCGGCAAATGGCACCTCGGCCATACGGATGAATTCTGGCCGACCAATCAGGGGTTCGACTGGTTTTATGGCGTCGCATATTCAAACGACATGGCTCCCTTCGACCTTTATGAAGGCAAGACAATCATCCAGAGCCCGGCAGACCAGAGCCAGCTCAGCCTGAACTATGCGAAGGCCGCTAAAGCCTTCATTGAAGAGGGGAATGGCAAACCTTTCTTCCTCTATTACGCTGAAACCTTCCCGCACATTCCACTCTTTGTTTCCGATGACCGCACAGGGAAATCAGAAGCGGGCCTTTATGGCGATGTGGTCGAAACGCTGGACGCCGGGATCGGGATCATTCTTGACGCGCTCGACGAAGCCGGCGTCGCAGACAACACGCTGATCGTATTCACCAGCGATAACGGCCCGTGGTTTGAGGGCAGCGCCGGGGATTTGAGGGGCCGCAAGGGAGAAACGCATGAAGGTGGCTTCCGCGTGCCCTTCCTGGCACGCTGGCCCGGGCGCATACCGGCCGGCAGTGTCAGCCATGAAATGGCGATGAATATCGATCTCCTTCCGACAGCTGCCGCCATTTCCGGCGCTCACCTGCCCGACGACCGCGTCATCGATGGCAGGGACCTGACAGAAATGCTGACCTCCGGCGCGTCCACACCGCACGATCTTCTCTTCTTCTTCGACGGCAATGACATTGTTGCTGCGCGCGACAAGCGGTTCCGGCTGGTTCTGAACACTTTCTACCGCACAATGAACGTTCCGTTTGAGTATTTCGGCGCAGCGCTCCTGTTTGACCTGGAAAAGGACCCGGAAGAGTCCTTCAGCTTCCTGCGGGAGTATCCGGCAGAGGCTGAACGGCTCAAGTCAGCGGTCCAGGCACTGCGCAAGGAAGTCGCCGGAAACGTGAAGGAGGCAACAAGCCACCTGCCCCCGACAGACGGCACCCCCACGGGCCCGCAGTTGAACGACTAA